A window of [Ruminococcus] lactaris ATCC 29176 genomic DNA:
CTGCCCGTTGTCCGCAATCACTTTGTATCGTTCCTGTATCGATGAACTGCTTTACTTTATAAGACTTAACAACTCACCTTTTGATACTGCACCGATCTGTCGGCCTGCTTCCTCACCGTTCTTAAACGCAATAAAGGTCGGGATACTCATTACTCGGTATTTCTGTGCAATCTCCATCGCCTGATCAATATTGATATTGCACACTTTGATTTCCGATTCCTCCTCAGCAATCTCATCCACGATCGGACTCATCATCTTACAAGGTCCACACCAGTCTGCATAAAAATCTACCAGTACCAGCTTTTCCGCCTGAAGAACTTCCTGCTCAAAATTTTCTACCGTTAACTTAACAACTGACATCTTTCTTTCCTCCTATAAACGAATCACTAAGTTACTTTCCTGCATTTTTCTGCATTTTAACTTTTCTTTTTTATTAATCTCCAGTTTCACCTGAAAATAAGCACTTTTTTCTAAAAATCAAATACCATCGGATCATAACTTGTTCTTTTATTTTGATTCATTGCATTCATCCTTTTCATATCTTCTTCCGTAATCTCAAAATCGGATATCGAAATATTCTGCAATAACCGTTCTTTATTTTTCGACTTTGGAATTGGGATAATCCCCTGCTGGACATTCCAACGCAACAATAACTGAGCAGACGTCTTATTATATCCCGCAGCCATCCTGCCAATCTCATCCTCGTCCAGATTTCCCCGCAATAAAGGTCCCCATGCCATGACCTGAATCTCATTTTCTCTGCAAAATCCGAGTAATTTCTCATCATGCATAAACGGCGTATGCTCAATCTGATCGATCATCGGTCTGACTTTACAATTTGCCAGCAGATACTCCAACTGGCAGACTTCAAAATTGCATACACCTATGCTCCTGACCTTTCCATCAGTATACAGCTTTTCCATTGCTTTCCATGTATCAAGCATTCTTTCCCGGTTCTGTCCCGGCCAGTGTACAAGAAACGAATCCAGATAATCCGTCTTCAGGCGTTCTAAAGACTCTCCAAAGCTTTCAATCGTCCGCCCATACCCCTGGTTACAATTATCTACCTTGCTGATCAGGAAAATATCCTGCCTGGGAATCCGGTTCTTCTCTAACGCTTCACCCAGTCCGCTTTCATTTTTATACATCTGAGCCGTATCAAATAAGCGATAACCCTGTTCATATGCATATCTTACTGCATCGTCCATTTCTTTTCCCGCATTCATCTTATAGACACCAAGACCCATCTCTGGAATTTCAACACCATTATTTAATCGAAACATAATAAGCCTCCCTTTCATTTTGCGATACGACTACAGTATAACATACTTTTTCTTGCGGTTAAATCTTTTCTGTATCTTACCATATCCGCATTGCGTTATCAATACAGATATTATTTTATGATGCCAGGGTCAAAAGGTCTAAGCCCACATGAGCTTGCTCATAGGTGGGTGAAAGACCTTAGGACCCGCCCCGATATGAGCATAAAAGTGGGATGTTAATCCCACGATATGCGAATATTGGGTAGGATTGTGGGAGTGCGTAGCACGGAGCAATCCGTAGGCATCAAAGTCGGGGGCTTTTGACCCCGACATAATTTTATAATTTCATAATATTTCCAGCACTTTTTTATCACATTTTCATCCTAAAATAACATCTGACATTAAGGGGAGTCTGTCAATCGAATTGAAGGGAGTATAAATTCTATGACAAATGAACAATATCATACTTTGATCCATCCTTATACAGATGCCATGAACCTGATCCTTACCCGACTGGAGATTTTAAATCACTGTGCCGCTGACAATGAGGATGTCCGGCCAATCCATGGAATCACCCACCGGATCAAGGAAAAAATAAGTATGGAAAATAAATTAAAAAAGAAACATTCTAACGGAAGTGTGCAGGATGCACGCACATTACTGAAAGATATTGCCGGTATCCGCGTTATCTGCTTTTTTGAACGCGATATTTATCAGCTTGCTGAATCATTAAAAAAGCAGACTGACCTGATCCTCGTCTGCGAAAAAGATTATATCCGACATCCAAAACCGAACGGTTACCGGAGCTATCATCTTGTACTGGGAGTTCCTATTTATTCACTGGATGGCATGGAATACTATCCGGTGGAAATTCAGTTTCGCACCATTTCCATGGATTTCTGGGCTGCCATGGAACACCGGATCTGCTATAAATCCCAGCCCTTTGATGAACTCGAAATGAAAAGTGCTTTCCGGCAGTATGCAGAAATACTTGATGGGATTGAGAAATCCTTTGAAGTGTATAGTGAGAATTGTGGGTGAAATTTGTATTTGTTGGGGTGATACGCTTAGAAGACATACAAATTCTTGGTGGCGAAGCGGACGCGGAAAGCAGGGATATTCCTTCGCAGTGCAGGACCCGCTTTACCTCAGCCCGTTGACCGTTTGTAACTCGAAAGTGGAAATCTTCGTGCAATGGCACTCGATTTACTTTCTCTAACAAACGCTGCAAAGTGTCTTCGGAACGCTCCCTGCTAATGCACCTGCTCAGGAACATCCTGCTTTCCGCTGACCATCTCGATAAGAAGTTTTTAGCTCCACAGCGTATTCACTCAACAATACAAATTTCAAAAGGGTTGATAGCCTTTCGGCTCTTTATTTCTTATTGAAATTTCGTATTTGTTGAAAGAAAATATCCTGATGCGAGGAAAGTTTTCTGACTTGAAAAGCCTAATATCCACACTTGTTGTTGCGTGAGCAGTGCATTGACAAGGAGCGTTCCGAAGACACTTTGCCCAACTTGTTAAGGAACGTAAACAGGAGTGCCTCTGCACGAGTGTTTCCACATTCCTGTTACAAGTTGTCAACGGGCTGAGGTAAAGCGGATCCTGCACTGCGATGCAACAACAAGGGCGGATATGAACGCTCTTCTGTCAGAAACACTTCCTGCTGTCGCGATATTTTCACCCCAACAAATACAAATTTTATACTTATTTCATACAAACTTTAAACTCTTTTAATTGATTTTTTTCTTACACTATCTTATACTCATCTCACATCAAAATCTCAGACAGATCCAATTCCCATTTTCTACGTCTGATGTCCAGTATGGAGAGCATTTCATATTTCAAGACCATTTCGGTCAGAGATTTTCATTTTGATGATAACGATTATATTTTTATTAAGGAGGACTTGCCTATGGGACAAGCAGATGTAAATGTTAATCTTTGGCTTAAGGATACGAAACGGTTCGCAGACCTGTTCAATGCCATTTTATTTCAGGGAAAAGCCGTGATCCTGCCGGAGAATCTTCACCCCAGCCCGGAGACAACCGCAGTCAGTCTTCAGGACGCTCAGGGGAAAAATATTGTAAAAAAGCAATACCGCGATATCATCATGAACTGGCAGGATCAGGCTGTGCTGATGCTGCTGGCGGTGGAATCACAGACTGCCATTCATTACGCTGCACCGTTGAAAGTAATGCTCTATGACAGCATGGAATATGCGGAACAGGTGCGGGTCAAATGGAAAGAACATCCACCCCGTCTTTCTTCGGCTGAATTTCTTTCCCGCTTTCAAAAAAATGATAAACTCATCCCGGTGATTACTTTGATCTTCTATTATGGGACAGAGGAATGGGATGGACCTTTGGAACTGCATCAGATGTTCGATCTTGGTACAGAAAAGAGCCATGCGGAACTGATGAAAAAGTATCTTCCCAATTATCACATTAACCTCGTCGATGTCAGAAGACTGAAAAATTTAGAATCTTTTCAAAGTGATTTACAAATCATCTTCGGTATGCTACAATGTAGTCAGGATAAATACGCATTGCGTACATATTTGGCAAATCATAAAGACTATTTCCAAAAGCTGGATCTGGAGACTTATCATGCACTTGGAGCATTCTTAAATTCCCGGCAGCTTATGGAGATAAACGTAGAGAAGGAAGAAAAGGAGGAACTGGATATGTGTAAAGCACTGGAAGATATTTATAATGATGGCGTTCAGGATGGTATGGAACGGGGAGAAGCAGCCCATAAAAAAGATGTCGCCTTTCAAATGCAAAAACTTGGTTATTCTTTAGATGCGATTGCAGCAGTACTGAGAGAACCTGTTGATGGAATTAGCAGGATACTGGCTGTAGTTGGATAAATTTTATGTTTGTTGGGGGAAAATATCCCAACAAACACGAAATTTCAAGAAGAAATAGAAAACCGGCTTTTTTTATCTTTTAAATTTTGTATTGTTGAGTGGATACGCTGTGGAGTCAGAAAAACTTCTTACTGCGACTGCCAGCGGAAAGCAGGGTGTTCCTAAGCAGGTGCATTAGCAGGAGCGTTCCGAAGACACTTTGCAGCGTTTGTTAGAGAAAGTAAATCGAGTGCCTTTGCACGAAGATTTCCACTTTCGAGTTACAAACGGTCAACGGGCTGAGGTAAAGCGAGCCTGCACTGCGAAGGAATATCTCTGCTTTCCGCGTCCGATTCGCCACAAAGAAGCTTTCTGATTTACAAGCATCTCACCTCAACAACTACAAATTTACGCCTCATCAATCGCCTTTCCGATATCATGCCGCATATATTTATTCTCAAACTTCACCCACTCTGTTGCTGCATAGGCATTTGCACGGGCTTCTTTTAAGTCTTTTCCTTTTGCAGTTACTCCGAGGACACGGCCACCATTTGTCACGATCTTTCCATCCTCGTTGAACTTTGTTCCAGCATGGAAGCAGTAATATCCGTCATGCTTTTTGAACTCATCCAGTCCTTCAATCGGGAATCCCTTTTCATATTTAACCGGATAGCCGTCCGATGCCAGTACCACACATACTGCTGCATTATCTTCAAACTGAAGATCGATCTGATCCAACGTTCCATCGATACAGGCCTCAGCTACCTCAATGAGATCATTTTTCATACGTGGTAATACAACCTGTGCCTCCGGATCACCAAAACGGGCATTATATTCCAGTACTTTCGGACCATCTTCCGTAAGCATCAGTCCAAAGAAGATGATTCCCTTGAACGGGCGTCCCTCTGCTGCCATCGCATCTACGGTTGCCTGGTAAATATATTTGTTGCAGAAGTCCTCCACTTCTTTCGTATAGAACGGACTTGGCGAAAACGTTCCCATACCGCCTGTATTCAGTCCGGTATCTCCATCACCGGCTCTCTTATGATCCTGGGCACTGGTCATAGTCTTAATGGTCTTTCCGTCAACAAAGGAAAGAACTGAAACTTCACGTCCCGTCATAAATTCTTCAATGACCATCTCATTTCCTGCAGAACCAAATTTCTTATCCAGCATGATCTCTTTTACACCGGCTTTTGCCTCTTCTAAATCCTGACAGATCAGTACACCTTTTCCAAGTGCAAGTCCGTCCGCCTTAAGAACGATCGGGAATTTCGCATTTTCCAGATAAGCGATTGCAGCATCCGGGTCTGTGAAATTCTCATAAGCTGCTGTCGGGATATGATATTTCTTCATCAGATCTTTTGAAAATGCCTTAGATCCCTCCAGGATCGCTGCATTTTTCTTTGGTCCGAATGTGCGAATCCCTGCCTCTTCCAGTGTGTCAACCAGTCCTCCAACTAATGGATCATCCATTCCGACAATACAAAGATCAATCTCTTTTTCTTTTGCAAATGCTGCCAGCTTTTCAAATTCCATCGCACCGATCGCTACGCATTCTGCATACTCTGCAATTCCTGCGTTTCCCGGTGCACAGTAAATTTTCTCTGCCTTTGGACTTTTCGCAACGCTTGCTGCAATCGCATGTTCTCTTCCGCCGCTTCCTACGATTAATATTTTCATGGTCTTCTCCTCCTGAACTCGCCACGCAACTGCTGCGTGATCATCCTGTTATTTAAAGTTGTAAAATATCTGTTGCAATCTGTTAAAATGAAAAACACGCCTGCTCTTAGCAGACGCATTTTCCTGTGCATTGCTTCTGCACGTGATATTCTTTAATCTTCGATCACGGTTCTGCGACCTTCTACTTTCACCCTGCCATTTGCGATCAGGTCGATCGCTTTTGGAAGGATCTTCCATTCAGCCTGCTCCATCACTCTGTGCTGAAGGATCTCCGGTGTATCTCCGTTCTCTACTTCTACTGCTTTCTGTAAAATGATCGGACCTGTATCTGTCCCTTCATCTACAAAATGCACGGTAGCACCAACTACTTTTACGCCACGTTCCAGTGCTGCCTCATGCACTTTCAGTCCGTAAAATCCTGTTCCGCAAAAAGCCGGGATCAGGGAAGGATGAATATTGATCATCCGGTTTCTGTATTTTGCGATCATTTCCGGAGGGATCACCACCAGGTAGCCTGCCAGTACGACCAGATCCGGCTGATAGGAATCTACGCCCCCGATCAATGCCTCATTAAATTCTGCTCTGGACTCATAATCCTTCGGCGAAATACATTCTGCCTTGATCCCATGTTCCGCAGCCCGCGTCAGTGCATATGCATTTTTATTATTGCTGATAACTCCGACGATCTCTGTATTCGTAATCCTGCCTGCATCCACCGCATCCAGGATCGCCTGCAGATTTGTTCCGCCGCCGGAAACCATCACTACAACTCTTAGCATAAGGTCACTCCCTTTTCGCCCTCTTCGATCTTGCCTACTACATACGGTGCATTTCCGGCTACACGGATCGCATCCATGGTTTTCTCTACATCTTCCGGAGCAACAGCAAGAATCATTCCGAGTCCCATGTTGAACGTATTATACATCATCTGCTCTTCAATCTCTCCGTCTTTCGCAAGCTTTGCAAAAATCGGTGGTACCGGATAGCTGTCCTTTTCCACTACTGCGTGCGTACCGTCCTTGAGCATACGCGGAATATTCTCGTAGAATCCGCCGCCTGTGATATGGCTGCATGCCTTTACAGTAACTCCCGCATTTTTAATACTCTTCAGTGCCTTTACATAGATTCTTGTCGGAGCAAGAAGAGCCTCGCCTAAAGTAGTTCCAAGTTCTTCATAATATGTATCCAGTGACTCTTTCGTAATATCAAACACTTTTCTTACAAGAGAGAATCCATTACTATGCACACCGGAGGATGCCATACCGATCAGGACATCTCCCGCTTTCAGATTTTCTCCCGTGATCATCTCTTTTTTGTCGCATACACCTACCGCAAATCCGGCAAGATCATACTCATCTTCCGGCATCAGTCCCGGATGCTCTGCCGTCTCTCCACCGATCAGTGCTGCATCCGACTGCTTACATCCCTCTGCCACACCTTTCACGATGGATGCGATCTTCTCAGGATAATTCTTTCCGCATGCAATATAATCCAGGAAGAACAGTGGCTCACCGCCTGCACATGCAATATCGTTCACGCACATGGCAACCGCATCAATACCGATCGTATCATGCTTGTCCATCACCATTGCAAGCTTTACCTTGGTTCCACAACCGTCTGTTCCTGAGAGCAGAACCGGCTCTTCCATCTCCTTGATCTTTGCAAGTGAAAATGCACCTGAAAATCCGCCGAGTCCTCCGAGAACTTCCGGTCTCATCGTCTCTTTTACATATTTTTTCATCAGTTCCACTGATCTGTATCCTGCCTCGATATCAACACCTGATGTCTTATAATCCATAATTTTATCTCCTTATTTCTCTTTCAGATATTCTTCATAACCTACTTCTGCAAGCCGGTCTGCCTTCGCCTGAACCGTCTCTTTCATCTCGGCAGAGTACGCTTTTAATTTCTCAAGAAGTTCCGGATCGGACATTGCAAGCATCTTTGCTGCAAGAATTGCCGCATTCATTCCTCCGTCGATGGCAACTGTTGCAACCGGGATTCCAGGTGGCATCTGAACGATAGAATAAAGTGCATCCATCCCCTCAAGATTTTTTCCTGACATCGGGATTCCGATGACCGGCATCGGGAACAACGCCGCACACATTCCCGGCAGATGAGCTGCCATTCCTGCACCTGCGATGATCACTTTGATTCCTTTTCCTTCGGCTGCCTTTGCCCAGTCAAAAAATACATCCGGCATACGGTGTGCTGAAATAATCGTCATCTCATAATCAATGCCGAACTTTTCCAACGTTGCCGCTGCCTTGCTCATTACTTTCAGATCTGAGTCGCTGCCCATGACAATTCCTACTTTTGGCATTTCATTTCCTCCTTCAGTGGTCTGTATCCTTTTCTAATGGTTCATTCAGCACTTCCGTGCCAGGTAATACAAATCTTCCGTCTCTTAATAGTATAATGTCTGTGCCGTCTTTTGTCACTACACTTATTTCTTCTAACTCTTCATAAGGTATGGTTATATCTGTATGACAGTTGAAGTATGCTTTGGATACATCTTCCTTTCGCAGAAGCGAGCAGGAATTGTCTTTCGCAACGATTTCCTTTCCATTTGGATTGTATACACGGATTTCCTCACTCCAGGAATAGCACGTATCTCCCACCGCAAAATGAGGTCCTGTCTTCTCTGCGATCAGGATCGGCATCTTATCTTCAATGCCATATTTTCTTGCCACCACATAGGCAGTCGTATTCGTTCCGATGGCGAACTCTCCCAGAGGAAGAGTCTCATGATTTTTCAGTACATTATCATAAATATATTTCCGGTTCTCGGCTTCGTCTGAGAAGTTGTCACACGTATAATCTGTGATTTTTCCATCCTTGAACGTAAGTTTCAGATTGCGGTACTGTAAACCATCTAAATAAACTTTGCTGACATTCAGGACTCCGTTTGTCCCGTCCAGTACCGGTGATGTGAATACCTCCCCTACCGGAATGTTGACATCTGCCACGCAATTTTCAAAGATCGTCTCTTTTGCCGGGTCTTTCAGCCGGTACAGTTCTACATGCATATCGGTCTGATTCTCTCCTTTTCCTTTGACCCTGACATAGACTCCCTGATCCAGGGCATCGATCATGGTCTGCTGCACCTGCTCATACAGTTTCGCATCCAGTGTATTAATGCGGATCACTTCGTTGAAAATCTCTGCATAGTCTGAACCAATCTCAGGAACGGGATATGCGATGATCGTAAAACTGCGTTCATCTCCTTTGATATATTCATTCGTCAGTTGCCCGGAACGGCTGTCATAAAGAAGTGCAAGACTTCTCTGTGCCTCCGAATAAGCCGGGGCAGAGTCTTTCGCTATCGGTGAAAACGGCGTCTCTCCAAAAATCTCCATGACTGCCGGACCTGCAAATCCTGCTGCCAGTTCCCGGTTCTGTTCGTAGACGGTCTTCATCACTTCCAGTTTCCGCTCAAT
This region includes:
- the purD gene encoding phosphoribosylamine--glycine ligase translates to MKILIVGSGGREHAIAASVAKSPKAEKIYCAPGNAGIAEYAECVAIGAMEFEKLAAFAKEKEIDLCIVGMDDPLVGGLVDTLEEAGIRTFGPKKNAAILEGSKAFSKDLMKKYHIPTAAYENFTDPDAAIAYLENAKFPIVLKADGLALGKGVLICQDLEEAKAGVKEIMLDKKFGSAGNEMVIEEFMTGREVSVLSFVDGKTIKTMTSAQDHKRAGDGDTGLNTGGMGTFSPSPFYTKEVEDFCNKYIYQATVDAMAAEGRPFKGIIFFGLMLTEDGPKVLEYNARFGDPEAQVVLPRMKNDLIEVAEACIDGTLDQIDLQFEDNAAVCVVLASDGYPVKYEKGFPIEGLDEFKKHDGYYCFHAGTKFNEDGKIVTNGGRVLGVTAKGKDLKEARANAYAATEWVKFENKYMRHDIGKAIDEA
- the purE gene encoding 5-(carboxyamino)imidazole ribonucleotide mutase, giving the protein MPKVGIVMGSDSDLKVMSKAAATLEKFGIDYEMTIISAHRMPDVFFDWAKAAEGKGIKVIIAGAGMAAHLPGMCAALFPMPVIGIPMSGKNLEGMDALYSIVQMPPGIPVATVAIDGGMNAAILAAKMLAMSDPELLEKLKAYSAEMKETVQAKADRLAEVGYEEYLKEK
- the purN gene encoding phosphoribosylglycinamide formyltransferase; this translates as MLRVVVMVSGGGTNLQAILDAVDAGRITNTEIVGVISNNKNAYALTRAAEHGIKAECISPKDYESRAEFNEALIGGVDSYQPDLVVLAGYLVVIPPEMIAKYRNRMINIHPSLIPAFCGTGFYGLKVHEAALERGVKVVGATVHFVDEGTDTGPIILQKAVEVENGDTPEILQHRVMEQAEWKILPKAIDLIANGRVKVEGRRTVIED
- the trxA gene encoding thioredoxin, coding for MSVVKLTVENFEQEVLQAEKLVLVDFYADWCGPCKMMSPIVDEIAEEESEIKVCNINIDQAMEIAQKYRVMSIPTFIAFKNGEEAGRQIGAVSKGELLSLIK
- a CDS encoding aldo/keto reductase, translating into MFRLNNGVEIPEMGLGVYKMNAGKEMDDAVRYAYEQGYRLFDTAQMYKNESGLGEALEKNRIPRQDIFLISKVDNCNQGYGRTIESFGESLERLKTDYLDSFLVHWPGQNRERMLDTWKAMEKLYTDGKVRSIGVCNFEVCQLEYLLANCKVRPMIDQIEHTPFMHDEKLLGFCRENEIQVMAWGPLLRGNLDEDEIGRMAAGYNKTSAQLLLRWNVQQGIIPIPKSKNKERLLQNISISDFEITEEDMKRMNAMNQNKRTSYDPMVFDF
- a CDS encoding aminopeptidase, which encodes MSLSEIQKERNEQCRERHELAVNRIRSMVTEETVEKAYVGYFQDVALFLLELENTRRKVASGEWENYTLEQMRSLNEILYSDILDKNYERSYANPEYAVSSFGTEMGQLLSLLYAELRGGISYAFEEKTDYLTILYELFIEVYNCFENAALEEASEQSTADEKESGAAGAEKQIPSAEQIREILYWYASDYCDVFLADRILEQIDPSFSFAADLIETADLDSDEYLYRFGEYISKNELGTAHHLRNLPQETLQKMADVYTEGYRIGFINTGKDLSKKKVVNIRYSLGFEKVVRLAIENFKKMGLKPVIYRAAASVITKREHHKIGYYGCIANQQYEYDHRQDQALFMDKRYIERKLEVMKTVYEQNRELAAGFAGPAVMEIFGETPFSPIAKDSAPAYSEAQRSLALLYDSRSGQLTNEYIKGDERSFTIIAYPVPEIGSDYAEIFNEVIRINTLDAKLYEQVQQTMIDALDQGVYVRVKGKGENQTDMHVELYRLKDPAKETIFENCVADVNIPVGEVFTSPVLDGTNGVLNVSKVYLDGLQYRNLKLTFKDGKITDYTCDNFSDEAENRKYIYDNVLKNHETLPLGEFAIGTNTTAYVVARKYGIEDKMPILIAEKTGPHFAVGDTCYSWSEEIRVYNPNGKEIVAKDNSCSLLRKEDVSKAYFNCHTDITIPYEELEEISVVTKDGTDIILLRDGRFVLPGTEVLNEPLEKDTDH
- the purM gene encoding phosphoribosylformylglycinamidine cyclo-ligase, encoding MDYKTSGVDIEAGYRSVELMKKYVKETMRPEVLGGLGGFSGAFSLAKIKEMEEPVLLSGTDGCGTKVKLAMVMDKHDTIGIDAVAMCVNDIACAGGEPLFFLDYIACGKNYPEKIASIVKGVAEGCKQSDAALIGGETAEHPGLMPEDEYDLAGFAVGVCDKKEMITGENLKAGDVLIGMASSGVHSNGFSLVRKVFDITKESLDTYYEELGTTLGEALLAPTRIYVKALKSIKNAGVTVKACSHITGGGFYENIPRMLKDGTHAVVEKDSYPVPPIFAKLAKDGEIEEQMMYNTFNMGLGMILAVAPEDVEKTMDAIRVAGNAPYVVGKIEEGEKGVTLC
- a CDS encoding Rpn family recombination-promoting nuclease/putative transposase, which encodes MGQADVNVNLWLKDTKRFADLFNAILFQGKAVILPENLHPSPETTAVSLQDAQGKNIVKKQYRDIIMNWQDQAVLMLLAVESQTAIHYAAPLKVMLYDSMEYAEQVRVKWKEHPPRLSSAEFLSRFQKNDKLIPVITLIFYYGTEEWDGPLELHQMFDLGTEKSHAELMKKYLPNYHINLVDVRRLKNLESFQSDLQIIFGMLQCSQDKYALRTYLANHKDYFQKLDLETYHALGAFLNSRQLMEINVEKEEKEELDMCKALEDIYNDGVQDGMERGEAAHKKDVAFQMQKLGYSLDAIAAVLREPVDGISRILAVVG
- a CDS encoding GTP pyrophosphokinase; this translates as MTNEQYHTLIHPYTDAMNLILTRLEILNHCAADNEDVRPIHGITHRIKEKISMENKLKKKHSNGSVQDARTLLKDIAGIRVICFFERDIYQLAESLKKQTDLILVCEKDYIRHPKPNGYRSYHLVLGVPIYSLDGMEYYPVEIQFRTISMDFWAAMEHRICYKSQPFDELEMKSAFRQYAEILDGIEKSFEVYSENCG